The genomic segment CGCCTTTTTGCTTCAGCACCAGCTTCTTTGAAGATCGTCACGCTTTTAGATAAACCTGCACGCCGCGAATTGCCAATCAAGGCAGACTATATCGGAAAAACTATCGATGATCGCTATGTTGTTGGATATGGAATGGATTCCGAAGAAGTCGGAAGAAATTATCCTGATATCTATACAATGAAGAACTAAGAAACTGCGACGTTTACTAGAAACAAAATCACGACGCAAAAGGCATAAAGAAACACTAGTTGTTTTGGCATGCTGAGAATCTCCCGTTAAAGTCAATCTAATGAGTCTTAAGACCTTCGTCAATAGGGACACCCCAACGAAGGTCTTAAAAACTAAACAAGTTTCACTAATAGATAAGTCTATTCTACCTCGCATTCCTTCTGAAAAGGCTCTTTTGTAATCCTTAGGACTTTTTATTTGGCGGCTGTCCTCCGACAAAATTGCCGGAGGGTTTCCCATGAACCACATCTCTTTAAGAAGCCGATTCCTTTTTGTGACCGGATTGTTACTTCTGATTGCCCTAGTAACAAATATTCTGTCTCTGGATCGACTGCGTAACCAAAATCGAGTCACCAATGAGATCGGTGAAATATGGCTTCCCGCCGTCAGCAAGTCAGCCGATATCAATCTTAACTTAGTGAACTATCGCAAACTTGAATACAATCTGCTGGCGACTCAGAGCACGGATGAAAGAAAACTCGTTCTTGAAGAAATGGATAGCTTGCTTGGCAATATCACTATCTATTCCAAAGTTCTGGACCCTTTATTAACGACGGATGAGCTTCGCAAGTCTTACGATTTGTTCTTAACGGCCTGGGACGAATATCAGGCGGAAAGCGAAAAATTCAAAGAAGCCATCGACAAGGAAAAACATACCGAAGCCGAACAGATCCTGGCTGGCAGCTCTCAGAAAGCTTTTACACAGGCCTATGATGCCCTGAAAAAGCTTTCCGACGATAGCTACATGGTCGGAGTCCAAAATGCCGAAAATGTGGCTAAAACATTTAAAGTTACAATGTATACACTGATTTCCGTTGTCGGTCTGTGCATTCTCTTAGGAATTTCTGCGGCCATCTGGAACATCCGAAAAATCCAATCCTCTTTGAAAAGTGTCGCCGAAGGTTTAGAAACCAGCGCGGAAACAATTCGCTCTCGAGCGACGGAACTTGTCGACTCGAGCGACCAGATTTCTTCCAACTCAACCTCGACGGCCGCTTCTCTTGAAGAAATCGTCGCCTCGATGGAACAACTGACTGCCACAGTTCGCCAAAACTCACTGAACTCGGGTCAGGCGGCGGAAATCTCTAAAGAGGGGCAAAACACCGTTCAACAAGGACAGATAAAGATTCAGGAACTTATTCAAGTAATGAGCGAGATTTCCAAAAGCTCGTCAAAAATTGCGGAGATTCTGAATCTGATCGACGATATTGCGTTTCAAACAAATTTATTGGCGCTTAACGCTGCCGTGGAAGCCGCACGCGCCGGAGAACAAGGCAAAGGATTCGCAGTCGTAGCCGACGCCGTTCGCGCTTTAGCGCAAAAAAGCGCTGATGCAGCCAAGGAAATTGGCGGCTTAATCAATGAGGCCACTGACAAAAGTAAAACGGGTGTAACTTTAGCCGGCGAAAGTGAAGAGTCGTTAAATGCCATCGTCACTAATTCCCACAAAGTTGCTGAACTGATTCAAACCGTGGCGCAAGGGTCCCACGAACAATCCCAGGGAATTGAGCAAATGAACAAGGCCTTGTCGACGATCGATCGCAGTTTACAAACTGTCGCCACCTCGATGGGTTCGGTATCAACATCCTCTGAAGAAATGCAAAAGCAGTCCGAGGAACTTCATCGCATGATGAAAGAGCTGCACATTCTTGTCGGTCAAAAAATTAATAATGAAAATGAAGCAAAACAAAATGCCGCGGAAAAAGACTTTTCCGCCGCCTAATTTCAAAGGAGAACAAATGAAAAAAACCGCTTTGGTAGCAGCCTTGTTACTGATGAGCTCTATGTCTTATGCTGGCGACTGTGTCATCAGCATCGATCGCAAGGCATGTCCCGGCAAAGAGACAGAGGCTTTTAAACCCTACAATGGCAAAAACCCTACTGACGAAACAAAGAAGTTGGATTCGGCTGAAGCTTGCGCAAAATGGGCTGAAAAAAGTGCTAAGATTGTGCGCAAAGGAACTTTGACAGAAAAAAAGGTGACGGGAAAATTTGACGGCGCCGATTTGGGCAAAAACTTCTCAGACAAAGTAGATTGCAAATAATTTTTTGGGGGCTTTCCGCTTGGGAAATGCCCCTTTATCCCCGCTCAAAGTCCTGTGAAAAGTTTAAACATTCCGACTTAAGTCCTAAGCGAAACTCAGCCAAAACCCCGCTGTCCAAAACTTTTCCAATTTCTTTTATTTTCAGTTTTTTTGAAATTTCCATACATTCCCGAATTGAGACATGTTTCCAGGACCGTTTTGTCGTGCTCCCTCTAAAGAGAATCCCAAAATTAGCCGATATTAATGGAAAGGGGGGAACATCCATGAAGAAGTTTAAAAACTTTTCGAAAAATCTTTTAAAGAACAAACAAGGTCAAGGTGCGACCGAGTACATCCTATTGCTTGTGGTTGTCGTGGCACTTGTTGTTATGTTCAAAGATAAGATCAGAACAACTATGGAAGAAAAAATCGGTAACCTATCTAATTCAATCATGTCGGTTGAATAGTTAGTCCGCGTTTAATCGGGAGATTAAATGACCGTTGAGTATGTCCTGTTACTATTCTGCGTGTTCTTCTTTGGGCTGAAAGCTTTCTTATCAGCCCCAGGGAATGCATTTCGCAATTCGGGCCCGATGTTAGGCGCTCGGATCGAACAGCAGCTTGCAACAGGCGACGGATTCAAACCGCAAGGTGGTAACCACGTACAATGGGCAGGTGACAATTGAAACACGCTCCTCTTCGTAACAGAAAAGGTCAGTTTGTAATTGAAGCCGTTCTTTTAATGGTTGTCGGTGTGGGTTTTTTCATTTGGGGAACCAATCAGCTGCGCGAAGGCAAGATCCTGGCAAAACTGATCGGCGGTCCCTGGGAAAAAGTATCCGGAATGATTGAGTCGGGAGTCTGGGAAACGCCGGATAAGGCGCGCACCTCTCACCCCAATCAATACGATCGCTCACTGACTATTGATCCAAACGGTTAGGGAAAAACGAGAATGAAGGCATTCCAAAGAATACTTAAGCCAGTGCAGAATGAAAGCGGATTGATTTCCGCTGAGTTCATTTTTGCCCTCGTGTTGTGCGCAGGCATGTGCATTATTCTTTTTGCCCTCAACTTCACGCTTTCAATGGCTGAAATCGCTCAGTATATCGCTTTTTCCGCGGCAAGAGCACACGCTGCCAGCCATGTTGATCCAACAAAACAGCAGCAACTTGCCAAAGATAAGTTCAATGAACTTATTAATAATCCGACACTGAAGCCGCTCTTCAACAGCTCCGGCGAAAGCAACTGGTTCAAACTAGGTGCTTTGGATGTCCGAAGTGGTTTGGATGGCAGTGACTTTAGTTCCGACTATAAATACACCGAGGATCGCGTTCCTCAGACCGGTGTACGCTTTGACTTTGAAACGCGCATTTTAAACATGAAAATTGCCTTTCTAGGTTCGACCGCTGAAGACCCCGACAAAGGCTTTTCAGCGAAAGTAACAGGTCTTTTGATTCGTGAGCCCACGCAAAAGGAATGCTGGGAACAACAAATCAAGCCTCGTTACACCAACATTCTAAATCTCGACTCACGCTACAAGGTGTTGGGCGGCGTCGGAGAGAACCAATACACACCAATGGAGGACAACGGATGTTAAAGAAACAACGTCGCCCTTCAACTCTCAATAACGAAAAAGGCATGGCGGTCTTTGAAATGATCCCTATTATCGTCGTTATTGTTTTGTTTTTAAATTTTTCATTGGGCTTTTTCGGAGCGATACATACAGGTATTCTGAATTCCATCGCCGCACGCAACTACGCCTTCGAAACTTTTCGCCATCGCGCCAACTTAACATATTTTAGAAACTCGGACTTTAATTTTAAAGGCATCGGAATGCGCTTCCATGGAACGACTTCCGAAAAAGTTAGTGGCGAAAAGTGGATTGCCTCCACACGCCTAATTGATTTTATGAATTTTGATACTCGCGCAACGGTGTTTGACAGCAAGAGTGATCACGAAAAAACCAGAGGCCTTGGCGACGGAAGAAATCAATCTGTTGGCGCCAACCCTATCTGGATTAAGACGGCCTATGGCATCTGTTTGGATGCCAAGTGTGGCGGCTCATAGAAAGTAGGACGTGATGGGATCTAACGAAACTCGAAATCTTTGGCTTTCGATTGCAGCAGGGGTGTTTGCCACCTTCTTGCTGTATAGCTATTCGCAAGAAAAGAAAGCGGAGTACGACAAGCGTTACGGTACAACAAAACGTGTTGTGGTCGCCAAAGAAGATATTGCAGAAATGCAAACCATCTACGACACGATGGTGGAAACCAAAGAGTTACCAGCAGACTTTATCCAGCCTGATGCCATCACAATTCCTGATGAAATCATTGGTAACGTGGCTGCGGTACCGATTCGTAAAGGTCAAATGGTTGTGAAAAACAACTTGCTGACTCCGGGCCCAGACACGGGAATCGCCTTGCAAGTCGCACCCAGCAAACGTGCGGTGGCAATTCCGGTCGACGAAGTTCGTGGGGTTGCCAAATTAATTCGCCCCGGGGACCGAGTGGATATCTTTGCCGCTGTTGATAGTGGTAAAGGTGTGAACCAACGTCGTGAAGTTTTCACAATGCTTTCGGACGTCGTTGTTTTGGCAACGGGAGTCAGTGTTATGAACAATATTCCCCGTATGTTCGAGTTAGACTCGACAGGAAAAAACTTAACGCAAATCGCTTTAACAGGCGACACGAAGTATACAACTATCACGGTGGAAGCAACACCGAAAGAAGCCCAGGATCTGTTCTACATTTTATCAACAGCTCCAGGGAATATTTTCTTTGCTTTAAGAAATCCGAACGACAGAACCGTTCCTCCGCGCATGCCAAGTTCGACGGCGGAATCTGTCGCAGGGAAACCAGTGGTGTCCATGGATACTCCGGCACAGGCTCCTCCTATAGCAGTGCCGCAAAGACCTGTTTACACGCCACCAGTACAACAAAGAACTGCGCCTCCGTCAGAAAGACCGCGCACCAACGGATTTCAAACATTGTAGATGGGTCACAGGGGAACGAAGGGGGAACATATGAGACGAAATTTAATGACCGCAGGACTCCTGTTAAGTCTCTTCGTTGGGCCGTTAGCAGAGGCTCAGGAAGAACTTATTGCGGAACCCTCGTCAGCGGTTGCTGATGAAGGCACCGGTGTGTATCGTTCTCGTAAGTTCATCAATCTAACATTGGGTATCGAACAAGACGAAAAGCTTCCGCCCCTTCCCGATAGTATTGAGTTTAAAGGTGACTTCCGCCGTGTGGTCACGGCCGCTTACGCCAAAGACCTGAATGTTATTCGCTTCGCTCCGAAAGCGGAAGGTTTTGCGACATTGACCATTCACGATAAACGCAATGGCAAGGTTGTGGCTGAATTCCGAATTGACGTTAAGAAAAGTAAACTCGATAAAGTCGTTCGCGAAATGCGCGCGCTTTTAGGCGACATTGAAGGTATCAATATCAAGATCGTGAACAACAAAGTGGTTGTGGATGGTCAGATTCTTTTACCAAAAGATCTTGCTCGCATCTTCAACGTTGTAAAACAATTCGGCGATCAAGCTTCGTCTTTAGTCACCCTTAGTCCTTTGGCGCAAAAGAAAATCGCCGAATTCATCGCACGTGACATTAATAACCCGGAAATCGAAGTTCGTGCCGTGAATGACAAAATCATTCTGCAAGGCTGGGCGAACAGCGACGAAGAGGCCAAACGAGCTGAAATCATCGCGAAGACCTATCTTCCCGACATCGTGATCGATGCCGCCGAAGACGGTGGTCCGATCAAAAAACGTCGTCCTTTGAATGATGGCGTGATCAACCTTATTCAGATCAAAGAGGCCGCACCACGTCCTCCGGCAAAAATGATTCAGATGGTGATCCACTATGTAGAGCTGAACAAAGACTATTCAAAAGCCTTTAAGTTTCAATTCACGCCTGAATTGGGCGATAATTCACAATTGACCTTCCAAACTGGTGGCGACAGCCCTGGTGGAGTTATCGCGTCGATCACGGGAACAGTTTCAAATCTGTTACCGAAATTGAATTGGGCGAAACAACATGGACATGCCCGTGTTTTGGAAAGCACCAGCTTGATCGTCGAAGACGGTAAAAAAGGTGAAATCAAACAAGTCACGGACCAGCCTTACCCGGTGATCGGCAAAGACGGAACTCAAGGAACAGCCTTTGCGTCCGTGGGTATCGTAACGGCCATCACGCCTTCGCTTTTGGGTGAAAAATCCGGCAGTGTTAAAATGGATATGAGCTTCGAAGTCAGCAGCTTATTGGGTAATACACCGATGGGTGCACCGATTGTGAGTAAAAACCAAATGTCCAGTACGGTGACTGTGCGTGACCGTCAAAGTGCTGCCGTGGGTGGTCTGATCCGAAACTCCACTTCCACAGGCTACAATCGTCCAGCTGGACAAAAGAACCCGATCATCAGCCTTTATGCATCTAAAGACTTCATCAAGCAACAAAGCCAGTTCGTGGTCTTTGTAACACCCATTGTGAAAACTTCTGCAAGCTCGGGCGCTGAGCAAATTAAGAAGAAGTTCCGTTTACGCGACTAAGATCTCGTAAACGGACCTCCCATTCCAGCCGATAAAGGAACTGGAGGTCTGCATTGGCTATTAATCCGAATTGTAATCTCATCGCAGTGGTTGGCGGTAAAGGCGGCGTTGGTAAGTCGGTCTTTGCAGCTAACTTTGCTTGCACGCTCATGAATGAACTCCGCTCTCAGGTTCTTCTGATCGATGCCGACAGCAAAAGTGTCGGCGATCAAAACGTCATTATGGGGATTAAGCCTCAGAAGACTTTAAAAGAGCTCGCAAGTTTTCAGGGTTCTTTAAATTCTCAACCGATGAACTCGTTGGTAACCATGCACCAATCCGGTCTTGCCTATGTTGGTGCGGTCCGTGGGCCTGAAGAATCTCTTTCTATCTCTCCAGATCTTCTGGGCAAGCTATTGGAATTTTTCTCTCGCGCATTTAAATTTGTCGTCGTCGACGTCGGCACTGATTTGGGCCCGGCCCAAATGGCTGTTTTGCAGGAAGCCACTGCAATTATGATCGTGACCAGCCCTGAAGTTCTTGTAGTCACACAAACACAACGTCTCATCAACGAACTTCTTTCAGCAACATTGCCGAAAGATATGTTCCAACTAGTGATTAATAAGGCGTCTCCGACAGGTCTGTCTCCGCAGACGATCTCGAATCAATTGCAGTTGCCCTTCCTGGGAATTATTCCGCAGGACGAAGCCACTACAATGATGGCTTTACAAAAATACACTCCTTTCGTTCTGGCAGCTCCTAAAGCCCCGATCACGGCCGCCTACTATGATGTGGCTCGAAAACTCAGTGGCGGCATCCTACAAAGACTTAAATCGATTGCTCGTCCGAAACCAGCTCCGGCGGCAGACCCAGGCGCCACCGCGGGAGGAGCCGCTTTGCCAGTCAATGGCATGGACCCGCGCACCCTTCTGAAAATTCGCGTGCACAACGAGTTGATCAGAACCGTCGATCTTAAAAAACTTCTTCTGGACACCAAGCAAGACGAAGGCAAAGAAAAAGAGATTCGCGAAAAGACCAAGCGAGAAATCACGCTGATTGTCGATCGCGAAGCGCCTGATACCGCCCGTGAAGAACGCTCTAAAATCATCAAAGAGGTTTTGGAAGAAGCTTTGGGACTGGGTCCCTTGGAAGATCTGCTCGCTGACGCAGATGTGTCCGAGATTATGGTTAATGGCTATAGAAAAATCTTTATTGAAAAAAGTGGTAAGGTTCAGCTCAGTCCTGTGACTTTTACTTCCAATGATCATCTTCGTCGCATCATCGAACGAATCGTGACGCCGTTAGGTCGTCAGATCAATGACTCCACTCCGTACGTGGATGCGCGTTTAAAAGATGGTTCGCGTGTGAATGCCGTGATTGAGCCCTTGGCGATTGACGGTCCAGCTTTGACAATTCGTAAATTTAAAAAAGGTGGTATCACTCCGGAAAAGTATATCAACTACGGAAGTGTCACCAAGAACATGATCGACTTTCTGCGTATCTGTGTCGAGAACGGTTTGAATGTGGTTATCTCAGGTGGTACCGGTTCCGGTAAAACCTCACTTCTTAATATGCTGTCCTCCTTCATTCCATCTAATGAGCGTGTTATCACCGTCGAGGACGCGGCCGAGCTGCAGCTGCAACAGGAACACGTCGTTCGTTTGGAAACACGGCCGCCTTCAATGGAAGGATCAAACGCCGTCAGCATTCGTGATTTGATCAAAAATGCCCTGCGTATGCGTCCTGACCGCATCATCGTCGGTGAGTGCCGTGACGGCGCTGCTTTGGATATGTTGCAGGCCATGAACACGGGTCACGATGGTTCGATGACAACGACTCACGCAAACAGCCCGCGCGAGTGTATTGCACGTCTAGAAACTCTTTGTATGATGTCTGGAATGGAATTGCCAGTTCGTGCGATTCGCGAACAGATTTCTGGCGCCGTGAACTTAATTGTGCAGATCTCCCGTCTGTCCGATGGTAGCCGTAAGATCCTAAGTATCACTGAGGTTGCGGGCATGCAGGGTGATGTGGTGACTTTGGCGGAAATCTTCCGCTTCAAAGAAACCGGTTACGATAAGAACAGAAAAATTCAAGGTGTCTTCCAGGCAACTGGTACGATTCCAAGTTTTATCCAAAAATTGAGCGACAAGGGCGTCGTGATTCCTCGCGAGATCTTTGCCAACGATCCTGCGGCGAACAACCCAGGCACTCCGGCCGCTCAGAAACCACCTATCGCAGCAGCGATGCCCAAAATGCCCGGCGTCGCTCCGGTAAAGAAATCAGGATAGTGTATGAGTTTCCTGTTTAACGAATGGATTATGATTCCCTTATTTGGTGTGTGTGTGTTCACCATTGTTATTCTTTGGGCGGACAAAGCCATCGACTGGCTTCACAAAAGAAGTTTAGGCCAAAGAGATGAAGTGATCCGCCTTCTGCGTTTAATGGGAAATGAAGTGGACGAAAAGAAGATCACCATCATGATCCTACTTATGAGCTTCGGCGTCGGCGCTTTGGCGTTCCTGGCGCTATGGCCCAGCGTTTTGATGGGATTTATCTTCGGAGCTTCTTTAACCGTCGCCGGATGGCAGCTTCCTCTTTTGCTAGTAAGAATGACTTATGAGCAGCGCTGCTCTCGTTTTACCGACCAGATGGTGGACGGCCTGACTATTATGGCCAACGGCATTAAAGCCGGCTCCAACCCTCAAGAATCCATGAAGCGCGTGGTAGAGATCATGGGAAATCCTATCAGTCAGGAATTCGCACAAGTTCTATATCAAATGCAAGTGGGTGATAGTTTTGAAAGCGCCTTGAATGATCTGGGCACACGTATTCCACGCCCCGACGTACAAATGTTTGTTACTGCCATCAACATTCTAAAAGAAACCGGTGGTAACTTGGCAGAAACTTTCCAGACTATTGTCTTAACGATTCGAGAAAGACAAAAAGTTGAGAAAAAAATTCAAGCATTGACCGCGCAAGGTCTCATGCAAGGGGTTATCGTCACTCTGATTCCGTTCATTTTGATGGGCGTCTTTTTCATGGTGGACCCCGGTTTCATCAAGCCTATGTTTAACACAACCCTAGGTCTAGTGTTGCTATTCGTGATGCTAGCGTTGCAAGTAATTGGTGGCGTAGTAATCAAAAAACTTGTTACCATTAAAGTGTAGTTTGTCAGTTTCAAGGAAGAGGTAAATTATAATGAAGAAAGCAGTTTTGGCGTTCGCTTTTCTTTTTTCAGCACAAGCTTTTGCGCTTGTGGATATGAAAAATGCCAACTATTCCAATACATGGATTGATATGGATGTTCCCGGAAGTGGTTATGATCTTAAGATCGTTCGCACTTACAACAGCCGTTCACTATTCAATGGTATGTTCGGATTTGGCTGGTGTTCTGATTTTGAAACTTCCATGGAAGTAAATGCTGAAGGTAACATCAAAGTAAAAGAGTGCGGCGGCGGTCTGGAAGTCACTTTCTCTCCCCGCGAAGTCACTCGCAAAGATGTTGAAAGTACCATCGCCCAAATCATCACGCGCATGAAGGCTGAAAAGAAAGTCGGATTGACGGAAACGGCTTTGAATAATTTGAAAACTCAACTGCTTGAAGACGACAATGCTCGCTCTGAATATGCAGCTCAATATGGCATCAAAGTTCCGGTCAAAGAAGGCACTAAGTTTTATGCCAACGGTCGCGAGGTTGAGCATTTTATCTTCAATAAAACTTATTACACACGCAATCTTCCCGATGGCAGCGCTCAGCGCTTCAGCCCTCAGGGAAAACTGACACACATTTACGATAAAAATGGCAACTACCTGAAGTTTGACTACGACAAAGATGTTATCGCTACAATCCAGGACAACAATGGTCGCCGCTTGGGATTCAAGTATTTCCAAAATAAGAAAGTTAAAACGATCACAGGACCGAATGGTTTGATGGCAGAATATAAATTTGCCAACCTAGATGATCTGGCTTCCGTGAAGAATGCCTGGTTGAAAACTTACACTTATGAATACGATGAACTTCACAATCTGACAAAGGCCACTTGGCCGGACAAAACATTCGTATCCATCAAGTATGACAAAAAGAACGACTGGGTTGTCGCTTTCGCTGATCGTGACAAATGTATCGAGTCTTATAAATACGAATCCTCTACAAACGATCCTAAGAATCACTATTGGTCGACGGTTAAAAAGACTTGCGGCAAAGAAGTGATGGCTGACAACAAGTACGAATTCTGGCATCAACAACGCGCAGACGGTCAGTACTTCCTGCAACGTGTGATGACGACTGTCAGCGGAAACGTCACGGATATCACTTACCACGAAGTTTTCGGCAAACCTGTTTCTATCCGTAGAAATGCCGATCGTATTTCTTATGAGTACTATCCGGACGGACTTGTAAAAGTAAAGGCGGCGCCCAATGTGCGCATGGCTTTTGAGTATGACCCGAAAATCAAAAAGGTCAGCTCAGTCACCAGCACCTTCTTTAACGAAAAAGGGGCCAAAGTAGCCACCAAAGCCACTCAGTTTAAATACGATGGCAAGGGGAACCTTTCTTACGCTCAGAATAGCGATGGTCAAAAAATCAATATGACTTACGATAATCGTGGTCGTATTGCAACGATCACAGACCAGGCAAAAAAGGTGGTAAAAATCGAATACGAAGAACGCTATGGCAAGCCTTCGATCGTGACTCGCCCAGGCCTAGGAACAATCGTGGTTAGCTATAAACCCAATGGCGAAATCAACAAAGTAGACAGCAAAGAAGGTCCTTCCGTCGCAATGCAAGTTGCTAGTACCTTTAATAACTTGTTAGATATCATTGCCCCTGCAACCGCGGAATTGTATCTATAAAGGAGTAGGTGATTATATGAAAAGACTTTTGGCCTTATCTATTTTGTTAGCTGCTCTAGGTACATCTTTCGTTGCCACCTCTTCTTTCGCTCAAGAAGACGCAGGACGCACGGTCAATCCCGGAGACGATCCCAATGAAGCTAAAAGCACCAAGCCATTAGAGGCTGATGTTGCTTCAACGGGTATCTGTCCCGAGTGTACGGCGCGAATGAAGCACACTCGCCTTAATGACGACACGACTTACAGACCTAAGGGAACAGCCGCTCCAGGCGCCACAGGTTCTGGCTCACCTGCTGAAGGTAATAGATAGACTGTCTAATCTATTATCATCCGGTGAACATAAAAGGGCTTTGGTATCCAAAGCCCTTTTTATTTCTTCCTATCCCTGCCTTATTTGATTCTGCCGTCTCAGTTTGAGACATCTTTACTGGCACAACCAGTGCATTAAAGCTTCTTTGAGTAGGTTTTATTTTTTGATACTCGTGATAAGGAGTTTTCTATGAAGAAGATGTTCGGATCTATTATTGCGCTTTCTATTATTGCATCAGCGTCTATGTCTGTTGCCGGGACATCTGCGGTATGCAATCACCAAACGAAAAGCGGTCGCTTTGCATCCACGAACCCGGAAAAAGTAAGAGTGGCTAAGTCGACGGCCAAAGCTGGAGCTGAAGCAGCAGCATCCGGCCAGAAGTAATCTGCAATCTGAAATTGCCCCCAAAAGGAAGAGTGTCTATCCCCCCTTGGATGCTCTTCCTTTCCCTTTTTAACGGCTAACGAACAGCCTTTTCGTGCGCGCCTTCTTGAAACCCATCCACTGTACTTGCGACACCGTCTTTAAGCGTA from the Bdellovibrio sp. ArHS genome contains:
- a CDS encoding DUF6531 domain-containing protein, translated to MKKAVLAFAFLFSAQAFALVDMKNANYSNTWIDMDVPGSGYDLKIVRTYNSRSLFNGMFGFGWCSDFETSMEVNAEGNIKVKECGGGLEVTFSPREVTRKDVESTIAQIITRMKAEKKVGLTETALNNLKTQLLEDDNARSEYAAQYGIKVPVKEGTKFYANGREVEHFIFNKTYYTRNLPDGSAQRFSPQGKLTHIYDKNGNYLKFDYDKDVIATIQDNNGRRLGFKYFQNKKVKTITGPNGLMAEYKFANLDDLASVKNAWLKTYTYEYDELHNLTKATWPDKTFVSIKYDKKNDWVVAFADRDKCIESYKYESSTNDPKNHYWSTVKKTCGKEVMADNKYEFWHQQRADGQYFLQRVMTTVSGNVTDITYHEVFGKPVSIRRNADRISYEYYPDGLVKVKAAPNVRMAFEYDPKIKKVSSVTSTFFNEKGAKVATKATQFKYDGKGNLSYAQNSDGQKINMTYDNRGRIATITDQAKKVVKIEYEERYGKPSIVTRPGLGTIVVSYKPNGEINKVDSKEGPSVAMQVASTFNNLLDIIAPATAELYL
- a CDS encoding Flp1 family type IVb pilin: MKKFKNFSKNLLKNKQGQGATEYILLLVVVVALVVMFKDKIRTTMEEKIGNLSNSIMSVE
- a CDS encoding type II secretion system F family protein, with amino-acid sequence MSFLFNEWIMIPLFGVCVFTIVILWADKAIDWLHKRSLGQRDEVIRLLRLMGNEVDEKKITIMILLMSFGVGALAFLALWPSVLMGFIFGASLTVAGWQLPLLLVRMTYEQRCSRFTDQMVDGLTIMANGIKAGSNPQESMKRVVEIMGNPISQEFAQVLYQMQVGDSFESALNDLGTRIPRPDVQMFVTAINILKETGGNLAETFQTIVLTIRERQKVEKKIQALTAQGLMQGVIVTLIPFILMGVFFMVDPGFIKPMFNTTLGLVLLFVMLALQVIGGVVIKKLVTIKV
- a CDS encoding ATPase, T2SS/T4P/T4SS family; the encoded protein is MAINPNCNLIAVVGGKGGVGKSVFAANFACTLMNELRSQVLLIDADSKSVGDQNVIMGIKPQKTLKELASFQGSLNSQPMNSLVTMHQSGLAYVGAVRGPEESLSISPDLLGKLLEFFSRAFKFVVVDVGTDLGPAQMAVLQEATAIMIVTSPEVLVVTQTQRLINELLSATLPKDMFQLVINKASPTGLSPQTISNQLQLPFLGIIPQDEATTMMALQKYTPFVLAAPKAPITAAYYDVARKLSGGILQRLKSIARPKPAPAADPGATAGGAALPVNGMDPRTLLKIRVHNELIRTVDLKKLLLDTKQDEGKEKEIREKTKREITLIVDREAPDTAREERSKIIKEVLEEALGLGPLEDLLADADVSEIMVNGYRKIFIEKSGKVQLSPVTFTSNDHLRRIIERIVTPLGRQINDSTPYVDARLKDGSRVNAVIEPLAIDGPALTIRKFKKGGITPEKYINYGSVTKNMIDFLRICVENGLNVVISGGTGSGKTSLLNMLSSFIPSNERVITVEDAAELQLQQEHVVRLETRPPSMEGSNAVSIRDLIKNALRMRPDRIIVGECRDGAALDMLQAMNTGHDGSMTTTHANSPRECIARLETLCMMSGMELPVRAIREQISGAVNLIVQISRLSDGSRKILSITEVAGMQGDVVTLAEIFRFKETGYDKNRKIQGVFQATGTIPSFIQKLSDKGVVIPREIFANDPAANNPGTPAAQKPPIAAAMPKMPGVAPVKKSG
- the cpaB gene encoding Flp pilus assembly protein CpaB, coding for MGSNETRNLWLSIAAGVFATFLLYSYSQEKKAEYDKRYGTTKRVVVAKEDIAEMQTIYDTMVETKELPADFIQPDAITIPDEIIGNVAAVPIRKGQMVVKNNLLTPGPDTGIALQVAPSKRAVAIPVDEVRGVAKLIRPGDRVDIFAAVDSGKGVNQRREVFTMLSDVVVLATGVSVMNNIPRMFELDSTGKNLTQIALTGDTKYTTITVEATPKEAQDLFYILSTAPGNIFFALRNPNDRTVPPRMPSSTAESVAGKPVVSMDTPAQAPPIAVPQRPVYTPPVQQRTAPPSERPRTNGFQTL
- a CDS encoding methyl-accepting chemotaxis protein, whose product is MNHISLRSRFLFVTGLLLLIALVTNILSLDRLRNQNRVTNEIGEIWLPAVSKSADINLNLVNYRKLEYNLLATQSTDERKLVLEEMDSLLGNITIYSKVLDPLLTTDELRKSYDLFLTAWDEYQAESEKFKEAIDKEKHTEAEQILAGSSQKAFTQAYDALKKLSDDSYMVGVQNAENVAKTFKVTMYTLISVVGLCILLGISAAIWNIRKIQSSLKSVAEGLETSAETIRSRATELVDSSDQISSNSTSTAASLEEIVASMEQLTATVRQNSLNSGQAAEISKEGQNTVQQGQIKIQELIQVMSEISKSSSKIAEILNLIDDIAFQTNLLALNAAVEAARAGEQGKGFAVVADAVRALAQKSADAAKEIGGLINEATDKSKTGVTLAGESEESLNAIVTNSHKVAELIQTVAQGSHEQSQGIEQMNKALSTIDRSLQTVATSMGSVSTSSEEMQKQSEELHRMMKELHILVGQKINNENEAKQNAAEKDFSAA
- a CDS encoding BON domain-containing protein; its protein translation is MRRNLMTAGLLLSLFVGPLAEAQEELIAEPSSAVADEGTGVYRSRKFINLTLGIEQDEKLPPLPDSIEFKGDFRRVVTAAYAKDLNVIRFAPKAEGFATLTIHDKRNGKVVAEFRIDVKKSKLDKVVREMRALLGDIEGINIKIVNNKVVVDGQILLPKDLARIFNVVKQFGDQASSLVTLSPLAQKKIAEFIARDINNPEIEVRAVNDKIILQGWANSDEEAKRAEIIAKTYLPDIVIDAAEDGGPIKKRRPLNDGVINLIQIKEAAPRPPAKMIQMVIHYVELNKDYSKAFKFQFTPELGDNSQLTFQTGGDSPGGVIASITGTVSNLLPKLNWAKQHGHARVLESTSLIVEDGKKGEIKQVTDQPYPVIGKDGTQGTAFASVGIVTAITPSLLGEKSGSVKMDMSFEVSSLLGNTPMGAPIVSKNQMSSTVTVRDRQSAAVGGLIRNSTSTGYNRPAGQKNPIISLYASKDFIKQQSQFVVFVTPIVKTSASSGAEQIKKKFRLRD